GATGCGACTGCCGACGGCGTCTGCCAGTGGCTTCCTGCTCAGGTTGGTGGTCACCAGCAAAATCCGGTCTTGCACATATCGCCCATTGATGAGTCGGTCGAGCTGCTCGATGGCCCAATCGGTGGGCCGCTCGGTGCCGAGATCGTCCAGTGCCAAAAGTGGCAGGCTGACCAGCCACTCCATCGAGAGTGCAGGCTCGCGGTCTCCGTGGGGCCGGAGCGCCTCCAGTAGGTCAGCCACGCACCAGAAGGCGCCGAGCGTCAGCGTCCGCCGGATGGCCGCCGTTAGGGTCGCAGCAACGAGCGTCGTCTTCCCAGTCCCCACAGGTCCGACGATCAGCAGGCCCGTTCCCCTCAGGTCCGGCGGGACGGCCTGGGCCAGGTATTCCTCGCCCGGATAACTGGAGAACTGCGGCCAGGGAAAGCCGTCGTGGTAGTCGTCAGCCTCTACCAGCTTGAACTCTGGCTCGGGCAGCCGTGCCACCCACGCCAGGGCCTGGCGGGCCG
This genomic window from Bacillota bacterium contains:
- a CDS encoding ATP-binding protein, with translation EMVERERRQRGERLVNFANIPRRHRWAAFDRPAFELTEAARQALAWVARLPEPEFKLVEADDYHDGFPWPQFSSYPGEEYLAQAVPPDLRGTGLLIVGPVGTGKTTLVAATLTAAIRRTLTLGAFWCVADLLEALRPHGDREPALSMEWLVSLPLLALDDLGTERPTDWAIEQLDRLINGRYVQDRILLVTTNLSRKPLADAVGSRIASRLMEMTEPILLAGDDRRLVVQKPALPGT